The Chanodichthys erythropterus isolate Z2021 chromosome 5, ASM2448905v1, whole genome shotgun sequence sequence GTAACATGATGGGGCATGAGTTTTGACTGATTAATGTTCAATGGGAATGTACAGCTTTTGTCACACAACTTAAAGAGGTAGCCTACTTGGCTGGCAAAATgggctttcaataaaacttggcTGCCTATCCAgtgaaaaggagaaaaaaagttttgaaattGGTGCAACAAGATTAGAGAAAAAAAGGGCACTTGTCTTCCCTTTTGCCAAACAGATGGGAAAACTTCACCCGTAATGCACTGAGCATGTTGCCGTCCAAGTCTGCTATGGATACACTTACCAGAGTCAAATACAGCCTTGCTTTATTAGGAAATACTTCTCtgcaaacttttagtcataatggTATTGACGTATTGTGTTGTATTGTTCCCGGGCGCaagaattcagagaaaatgtTTAGCGGCAATGAGTTAGTTTCGGTTTTCAGTGGAGTACGGAAtagaacaatttaaaagaaaattgcgactttttatttaAACGTTttaacaattctgactcttttctcacaactgcgagatataaattcgcaattgcaagttataaagtccaattttgaggggaaaaaacagtttttagctcacaattctgcctttttataactcgcaactgcaactttatagctcgcaattttgagtttatatcacgcaattctgactttatatgtcacgattttgagtttatatcacacaattctgactttatgtcacgattttgagtttatatcacgcaattctgactataattcacaattcatactttataactcacaattctgactttataattcgcaattgcaactttatataacacaattctgactttataacttgcaattgcgaatttatctcacaattctgaaaaaaaaaaaaaagaattgtttgataaaaagtcacaattgccttttttttttttattcagtggcagaaacgaGCGTCCACAGAAAATTTTTGTCTATGTGTAGATTAATTTCTGGTTGTAAGGTGTAAAAATAACTTGACTTTCACCATTAATTGCGCACTGGCTAAAGTTTATACAGACATACACAAAATATTCACGTAGGCTATAATTGAAACTGAAGTGTTGAAACCAAGAGAAATGAGAAATGTCATTTAAAGTTTCATTTTGTAGACATTTCTTAAATATTTCTTGTCATAACTTctaatgttttctgtttttttcctgtttgtGACAAGAGCATCTGTTACATGTGACATGCTGGTCTGGTGCTTCAGACTTTTACAGAAGGCATCATGTGGATAATAATATTATTCTCTCAATATCATGTCATCGTAAATAGAAAAAACTCTCCACTGCTACAGCCAGGTTCTTAGGCTTACTAAACATGTTACAAGCACACCTATGTAGCAACCCCGCTGGTTGTAATATACAGCTTATCATTGTGATTTAGCCTGATGCTCATCCCACAGTCAGTTGAATAAAACAGGCTGTGCAAGAAATGGTTTATgtaatgtttttctttaaaaaaaaaaaagcctagcAGCGTATAAAACATCTAAAAGGAATAAATCATAGAAATCCAAGATATTGAAAGAGATTCCAAGATCCAACAGACATAcattctaataataataataataataatgcaaaaacaCTTATTACACTTACTTCAGTGGTTGATTGTACAGTATAAATCAGAATTTCATGCTATTGCACAGTGTTTACAGAGTACAGAGTGGATGGCTGAGGAATGGTTCAGAGGGGTCAGGGGTTAGAAGAGTCCCTTTAACCTGGACGAGCTGGTAGAAAATCCACACAGTTCACAAAGTTTGCTTTTCACATTCCCTTTATAAAAAGTACTAGGCTCACTACTTCTTCTTTGCAGTAATGTTCTTGCAGACCCAGTTCATGCCATCCTGAAAGAAAGAAGCACTTTAGCTGAAAACCAATCATCGATGGGAAGGCCTAAACAACTGCATGTAAGAATTTAATAAAAGAAGGCTAATGTTAAAGCAATGACTCACCTGGACTCCCTCTCCTGTAAGAGCAGAGCAGGACTGAATTTGCCAAATACGGTCCCGAATGGTGTGCAGGTTCAGTCCCTCTGCGATCTCAGATGCTGGAGCAGCGGTCAGCAGGTCTTGCTTATTGGCAAAGATTAAAACGGGTACGCCACTAAGTTTCTCCTCATCCAGCAGCTCAGCCAACTCCTGCACACCACATAAACAATTCAAATAGTAATTCAATAGCTCACCTTTGCTTGAACAAATGCATATCAAGAAAGTATATGCAAACGTATTTCTTTTGGCGTTTCACTCCCAATCACTATAAATATCAATGCTGCAGTGAACTGTATTAAGCAGGAAAATGTAGCTAGACTTAGAAACTTACGAAATATCCTGCAGAGGCCTTGGAAGGTTCATAATCTCTCCTCtacacacatatgcacacacaaacaatacAAGTAATAATGAACAGATTTGCTATAAAGAGATATTTTTATACCTGTCCCGTTTCCTCAAATCTCTTCCTGTCTGCACTGTCTATGACATAAAtctaaaaatgcaaaaacaacatCAGAATCATCACATAAACAAATATGGGTAATATCACGTACTTAAGAAATATTACATAtacacaccgatcaggcataacattatgaccaccttcctaatttTGTGTTGGTCcctcttttgctgccaaaacagccctgacccgttgaggcatggactccactagactcctgaaggtgtgctgtggtatctgcaccaagatgttagcagcagatcctttaagtcctgtaagttgtgaggtggagcctccatggatctaacttgtttgttcagcacatcccacagatgctcgattggattgagatctggagaattgaggccaagtcaacacctcaaactcgttgttgtgctcctcaaaccattcctgaaccatttttgctttgtgtcaggagcattatcctgctgaaagaggccacagccatcAGGGAGTGCCGAAAAGggtgaaagggtgtacatggtctgcaacaatgcttaggtaggtggtacgtgtcaaagtaacatccacatggatggcaggacccaaggtttcccagcagaacattgcccaaagcacaCTCTGCCTCctccggcttgccttcttcccatagtgcatcctggtgccatgtgttccccagataagagacgcacacacacccggccatccacgtgatgtaaaagaaaccaggccaccttcttccattgctccgtggtccagttctgatgctcatgtgTCACTGTTGtctctttcggcggtggacaggggtcagcatgggtcagactggtctgcagctccatacacaacaaactgatgcactgtttattctgacacctttctatcagaaccagcattaacttctccagcaatttgagctacagctggaccacacgggccagccttcgctccccacatgcatcaatgagcctcggccgcccatgaccctgtcaccggttcaccactgttccttccttggagcacttttgatagatactgaccactgcagaccgggaacacccacaagatctgcagttttggagatgctctgatccagtcatctagcatcacaatttggcccttgtcaaactcgctcaaattcttacacttgcccatttttcctgcttctaacacaccAACTTTGacgacaaaatgttcacttgctgccgaatatatcccacccactaacagatgccgtgatgaagagatgatcagtgttattcacttcacctgtcagtgctcataatgttatgcctgatcggtgtatatatacatacatacacacactactgttcaaaataaaagagattaatgagtttattcagcaaggatgcattaaatgtatcaaaagtgacagtaaacactgtttttcaaagaattctgaaaaaagactgtttaaaaaaaatattaagtattcaacattgataataataattgacaACTGGCTGatgaaaattaagctttgccatcacatgaaaaaaataacattttaaaatatattcaaactaGAAATGTTTCgagaatatttcacaatattagtgtttttacagtttttttgatCCATTTTGGTGAGGATTAGCAACTGTAGTGATACATGAGAATGAATGATGGCTATGCATAACTCATAAACACATATCTCCCAAGAGACACTCACAAGCATGTCAGTATTTTCAAAGTAGTTTCTCCAGTATGGCCTGATCTTCCTCTGGCCTCCAATGTCCCAGACGTTCAGTTTGAAGCCCTGAGACTGCACGCTCTTAATGTTAAAGCCCTGGCAAAGACAGGAGAATTAAAACTTAACTGGACATGGCTGTACTGTGGTAAAACGAGAGAAAATTGTCAAAGCTCATAGAATAAGAACAATGGAAGAAACTAACTTATTACAGGGCAATTTTTATGTCTTGCAAAAGGGAGATTACTAACACTTTTTGTGCATGTTACCTGTGTAGGGGTGATGTGACTAATATCCTCAGAGGCTAGCTGTTTGAGAAGTGTCGTCTTTCCACCATTGTCTAATCCGAGGAGCAGAATGCGTATCTCCTGGTCTGGGGCACTCTTTAGTTTTCTAAGGATTGACAACAAACCCTGAAATAAACGTAAAATGCTCAATAACCAGATTGTAAACAAGACAGCAATGACACTGTGTGGACATTTGTGAAAGAGAAAGAAACCATTTATCCCAGCTAAGAACCTCATCTAACCAAGTATGGAAAAGTCAAATGTATAAGATATTTGTAgaatttgattaaataaataaataaaaaaagagagaatgaATCGGTCACCATTCACtcgaatatatatttttaaaaaatgcaatgaaaGTAAAGGTGACTGAATGATGACACCTTTTGTTTAACTAATCCTTTACAATACCATAATGAATCATGTCTTGAATGGGTTAAATCTGTACAGCTTAATTATTCGGTAAATTAGTAACAAGACATAAGTAGGCAAATAACTGCGACTTAGCGCCGTTGATCCATCAGCTTCACTCTTACAGAAAAGACGCTAATCTGCTAATAAACAAGACTTTACTCTGCAAATGCTAAATGCATTATACGCACTTCCAAAGTATCTAAGATCTCAGTTAATTACAAAATACACGAAGATAGGACTAGATGAAGATAACTTCTCACCATCTTTCTTCCGAGACGCCGACGAGGGTTACTAGGGGGAGTtaagtgacgtcacccgccgtTGGCGTCATTTTAAAGGGACCGC is a genomic window containing:
- the arl3a gene encoding ADP-ribosylation factor-like protein 3a, with the protein product MGLLSILRKLKSAPDQEIRILLLGLDNGGKTTLLKQLASEDISHITPTQGFNIKSVQSQGFKLNVWDIGGQRKIRPYWRNYFENTDMLIYVIDSADRKRFEETGQELAELLDEEKLSGVPVLIFANKQDLLTAAPASEIAEGLNLHTIRDRIWQIQSCSALTGEGVQDGMNWVCKNITAKKK